The sequence below is a genomic window from Nitrosomonas sp..
TATTGAGCTGCGCCGGTTGATGCAAATGTGTAAAGAAGAACCGTGGAAGTGTTTATAACAGTCAAATCAAATCCAGCATTCTGTCCGGTCAGCCCCGCGTTATGAACAAATTCCTGATAATTTTATACCATCTGGCTATTTCATTGATGGTCATGCTGATCAGTGCGTCTGCCTGGGGAGAATCCGGCAAAGCGGAGCTGGCTGAATTCTCGATTTATCTGTTTCAGGAAGGATTGCCGATCGCCGATGCGGAACTGACCATACTCAGCGTGGACGACGGTCAATCAGGGCTGTTGCCCGAATCGGATCTGCCTGCCGTTATCGACTGGCGCGGCAATGGCGGCGCAACCGTTAAAACCGGCGACAGCGGCAGTGTTGCGGCAAAGCTGCCGCCCGGCAGCTACCATATGAAACTGAATACCGGCGGGCAGTCGTTTGAATTCGACCTGCCGTTGCGGCCGGCTGAAAACGTACAAATCCTGTTGACGTTTTATCCCGATGGCCGCGAACCGCAATTGAATATCGAAAGTTCGGTTACCGGCACCATGGCCGGCGCTGACGCCATGGCGGAAAAGCCGGTGGTTGAAGGCGACGGTTTGATGAGTGTAAAAGTGATTTCAATTGAAACCAACCGGCCGGTCAAGGATGTACAGGTATTTGTCAGCGGTTTGCAGCAGCAATTCAGGACAAATGATGAAGGCCTGCTTCAGGCAGAAATCCCGGTTGGCAGCTACAGTGTTTCATTATTGCACCCGGCATTCAGCAGCCAGACACAGGATGCGGTGGAAATTACCAGGGACGAGACAACCGAGCTCGCATTCAGCCTGACACCGGCAGGCGTGGAACTCGCCGAATATGTGGTGCTGGAACCGCATCTGGCGGGCACACTGGCCTCAGTTATCGAGGAACAAAAAACATCGACGGAAGTGACAACCGTGCTGGGCGCCGAACAGTTCACCCGTAGCGGCGATTCGGATGTGGCAAGTGCGCTCAGAAGGGCTTCCGGTTTAACACTGATCGGCGGACAGTTTGTTTTTATCCGCGGTCTTGGCGAACGTTATTCTTCCACGCTGGTGAACGGTGCTGCGGTACCGAGTCCGGATCCGACCCGCCGCGTCGTGCCGCTCGATCTCTTTCCGACCAACTTCCTGGATAACGTAATGGTGCAAAAGACCTATTCAGCCGACCGGCCCGGTGAATTTGCGGGCGGTACGCTGGAAATGCGCACGCGGGGCATACCGGATGAATTCTTCTTTAATATCAGTGCGAGCACGGGGTTCAATGACAGAGCCACCTTTGCCGACGGCCTGTCCTATAAAGGCGGCGGGCTTGACTTTCTGAGTTTTGACGATGGCGCGCGTGATTTACCGGGTTCACTGGCTGCCGCGACTGCCAATGGCGGCACCATCCAGCCGCAGACACTGTTTAACCCGAATGGGTTTACTGCCCAGGAAATTGAAGCCTTTGGCGAAGATCTGTCCGGTGTCTGGGACGTGACCGAGAAACCCGTGGGGCCGGACAGAGGGCTGGATGTGGCGATGGGCAATGTATTCAATAGGGGGGATTTCAGGGCGGGGTTTATCGCTGCGGGCGGCTGGAATCAGCAATTCAGGAAACAAAATGAAATCAACCGTGAATACACGCCAACCACCGGCAGCGATGAGCTGCGCATGATTCAGGATTTCGATACCCGGCGCTCGCTGCAGTCCATGGAGCTCAACGGTTATCTGGCGGCGGATATCGAATACAAGGACAATCACCGCATATTCACGCGCACCATGTTTTTACGCCAGGCCGTCGATGAAGCGCGGATTGCTCAGGGATTTACCGACGCCGAAGTGACCGATATCCGCCGCACCAAACTGTGGTTTCTTTCCAACCAGTTATTTACGCAGCAGGTCGGCGGCAATCATCAGTTCAACTGGGCGAAAGATCTCTCGGTGAACTGGCTGTACACCAATGCGACCGCCAACCGGGATCAGCCCAAGTTGCGCGACTACCGGTTCGATGAAATGGTGGACGGCAGTTTTGCGTTATCGCGCCGCGCGGACAGCAACCAGACGACGTATGCCACCCTGACCGACAAGGATGAAAGCTGGCGTATGGACGTCAAACTGCCGCTGGAATTCACGCCCGCCCACAAAATGGCGTTGCATGGCGGTTTCATCACGCAGGATAAAGCGCGCAATTCACGCATCCAGCGTTTTGCATTCTTCCCGGTCGGACCGCTTGGCTCTGAACAGGCGATCCTGGCCCAGTCATCGCTGGAATCGATCCTGAAGCCGTCCAATATTGGTACCGACGGTTTCCAGTTACGCGAAACCACGCGCCCCACCGACAGTTACAACGCAACGCAGAAGCTGTTGTCCTACTACGGAAAAATGGATTACACGCTCTACGACCGTTTCAATGTCACCGGCGGGGTTCGGTGGGAAAACAACGATCAGTTTGTCGAGACCTTCCAGAACGTCGCCAACAGCAACCAGTCGGTCATCAGCACCATCAACCGCACCGACATGCTGCCTTCGGTAACCAGTACAATGTATATTTCCGACAAGCAGCAACTGCGCGCGGGTTTCAGCCAGACGCTCTCGCGCCCCGATTTCAGGGAACTGTCGCCGGCGCCGTTTACCGATCTGAACACCAACCAGGAAACAACCGGCAATCCTGACCTGAAACAAACCGCCATTACCAATTACGATGTGCGCTGGGAATATTATCTGTCGCCCAATGAAAACCTGATGGCGAGCTTCTTCTGGAAAGACCTGACACAACCGATCGAACTGGTCACATTGCCCGGCACCGCAGGCCTGCAGACGTATCAGAACGCCGACAAGGCGCGGGTATACGGATTTGAAGTCGAAATGCTCAAAGGGCTTGGGTTTATCCATCCGTGGCTGGAGAATTTCTATGCCGGCGGCAACTACACCTGGTCGAGCTCCAATGTCAAACTGAATGCCGAAAATCTCGGTGCGCAGACCACCAATAACCGTCAGTTACAGGGTCATTCCGCGCAAATCTTCAACTTCCAGATCGGTTACGAAAATCCCGCCTGGAAATCTCAAATGACCCTGCTCTACAACGTCACCAGCAAACACATCGTCTCCGCCGGCCTGCTCGGCGCGCCGGATAAATATCAGCAGCCGTTTCATCAGCTCGACTTCGTCTATAACCAGTCGATCAATAAATGGCTGTCTGTGCGCCTGAACATGCAGAACCTGCTTGATGACGATGTGTTGATCCTGCAAGGCGGTGAACTTACACGACAGTTCCGCAGAGGTCGGCAGTTTAACCTCGGCGTGAGAATGAGTTTTTAGTATTACCAGCATGAATGATGCTTGCAACGCCGCTTGAGTCTCTTAGAAGATTGCAATCATTCAGGCACACAAACGCATCCGGCTGAACCGTTTATGCCCTGTGCTTTCTCAGGTAGGTCGTCATTCCAGCAGCCGTTAGAATGCACCAGACGGCAAAAAGTGCGCCGGGCAAGGCGGTTTCCGGTGCGAAGTGCTTCAGCGCAAGTGCGACGCCCAGCCCCGCATTCTGCATGCCGATTTCGATCGACAGGGCGATTTGCAGTTTTTTTTCGAAGCCGTAAAGCCGCGCCAGATGCCAGCCGGCAAGGTAGCCGAGCAGGTTGACGACAACCACGATCAGAAACAGGTACAAGCCAACGTCAGCAATCCGCTCCTGATTGGCGGCAACCGCGTAACTGCAGATAATGACAATCGACAGTACTGCGATGGCCGGGGCGATTTCGGTGACGACTTGTGTTTTTCCTCCCAGAACGCGTTTCACCAACATGCCGAGGATAATCGGTAAAACAACGATCAGCAGTATCGTTTGCGTCATCGGCCAGAATGGAATGGG
It includes:
- a CDS encoding TonB-dependent receptor — its product is MNKFLIILYHLAISLMVMLISASAWGESGKAELAEFSIYLFQEGLPIADAELTILSVDDGQSGLLPESDLPAVIDWRGNGGATVKTGDSGSVAAKLPPGSYHMKLNTGGQSFEFDLPLRPAENVQILLTFYPDGREPQLNIESSVTGTMAGADAMAEKPVVEGDGLMSVKVISIETNRPVKDVQVFVSGLQQQFRTNDEGLLQAEIPVGSYSVSLLHPAFSSQTQDAVEITRDETTELAFSLTPAGVELAEYVVLEPHLAGTLASVIEEQKTSTEVTTVLGAEQFTRSGDSDVASALRRASGLTLIGGQFVFIRGLGERYSSTLVNGAAVPSPDPTRRVVPLDLFPTNFLDNVMVQKTYSADRPGEFAGGTLEMRTRGIPDEFFFNISASTGFNDRATFADGLSYKGGGLDFLSFDDGARDLPGSLAAATANGGTIQPQTLFNPNGFTAQEIEAFGEDLSGVWDVTEKPVGPDRGLDVAMGNVFNRGDFRAGFIAAGGWNQQFRKQNEINREYTPTTGSDELRMIQDFDTRRSLQSMELNGYLAADIEYKDNHRIFTRTMFLRQAVDEARIAQGFTDAEVTDIRRTKLWFLSNQLFTQQVGGNHQFNWAKDLSVNWLYTNATANRDQPKLRDYRFDEMVDGSFALSRRADSNQTTYATLTDKDESWRMDVKLPLEFTPAHKMALHGGFITQDKARNSRIQRFAFFPVGPLGSEQAILAQSSLESILKPSNIGTDGFQLRETTRPTDSYNATQKLLSYYGKMDYTLYDRFNVTGGVRWENNDQFVETFQNVANSNQSVISTINRTDMLPSVTSTMYISDKQQLRAGFSQTLSRPDFRELSPAPFTDLNTNQETTGNPDLKQTAITNYDVRWEYYLSPNENLMASFFWKDLTQPIELVTLPGTAGLQTYQNADKARVYGFEVEMLKGLGFIHPWLENFYAGGNYTWSSSNVKLNAENLGAQTTNNRQLQGHSAQIFNFQIGYENPAWKSQMTLLYNVTSKHIVSAGLLGAPDKYQQPFHQLDFVYNQSINKWLSVRLNMQNLLDDDVLILQGGELTRQFRRGRQFNLGVRMSF
- a CDS encoding bile acid:sodium symporter family protein, whose translation is MKRFRIISDNLALLTVLSAVAAYFLPGVFLNFEHIFLWLFAATMFSLGIVLKPGELQQIRQQPRQVGLGVLTQYSVMPLLGAIAAYGSGLPGETALGLIIVACAPGAMASNVVVYLAGGALAYSIALTTVSTLLSPLLTPALVEWIGGALLPIPFWPMTQTILLIVVLPIILGMLVKRVLGGKTQVVTEIAPAIAVLSIVIICSYAVAANQERIADVGLYLFLIVVVVNLLGYLAGWHLARLYGFEKKLQIALSIEIGMQNAGLGVALALKHFAPETALPGALFAVWCILTAAGMTTYLRKHRA